The following proteins come from a genomic window of Salvia hispanica cultivar TCC Black 2014 chromosome 4, UniMelb_Shisp_WGS_1.0, whole genome shotgun sequence:
- the LOC125223847 gene encoding gamma-cadinene synthase-like isoform X1 gives MAAANIESDYSSNVRHIRPPIVLYKPSMWGDIFSTFSFDNKVQEKYSEAMEALKKEIGSMLMAAESTKLMILIDRIERLGVAYHFEYEIEEKLKQIYDSEEEENYDVFTTALRFRLLRQHQYPVSCDVFNKFVDKDSKWRSESHSIDIEGILCLYEAAHVRIHNEKSLDEAAKLTVDQLNQMLPTLDQSPIMIEKVEQSLKHSIHRGLPLLNIRFYISIYERERATDESLLKLAKLNFNFLQNIYRKELAELTRWDLDEIDVLPDFMKVVYRAFVSEYEDYVVEAEKQGKPYVVPYYKEAVIQVGRAYNQVQKWIMERQMPGFEEYMTNAVITSCIFVMFTSLIPGMKSDVNEEVVQWLHSEPKIVISTAKLGRTVDDLGTHERENREGKLPTVVDCYMKDKGVSKQEAINEFVELVENGWKDITAEWIKGNSSVPKEMMEQLLNYGRMAEITYTNKEDGFTYPEKYLGPLIASLYVDPLPLHI, from the exons atggctGCAGCAAATATTGAGAGTGATTATTCAAGCAACGTGAGGCATATCCGCCCTCCCATTGTCTTATACAAGCCAAGCATGTGGGGCGACATTTTCTCTACATTTTCTTTCGATAATAAG GTGCAGGAGAAGTACTCCGAGGCAATGGAAGCATTGAAGAAAGAAATAGGAAGTATGTTAATGGCTGCGGAGTCTACGAAATTGATGATATTGATCGATAGAATTGAGCGTTTGGGTGTCGCATATCATTTTGAGTACGAAATCGAAGAGAAGCTCAAACAAATTTATGAttccgaagaagaagaaaattatgaTGTATTCACTACTGCGCTTCGGTTTCGTTTGCTAAGACAACATCAGTATCCTGTTTCTTGCG atgttttcaacaaattcGTCGATAAAGACAGCAAATGGAGATCAGAAAGCCATAGCATCGACATCGAAGGCATCCTATGTTTGTACGAGGCAGCTCACGTCCGAATTCACAACGAAAAATCATTAGACGAAGCTGCAAAACTCACAGTTGATCAGTTGAATCAAATGCTACCAACACTAGATCAGTCTCCCATTATGATAGAGAAAGTGGAGCAATCTTTGAAGCACTCCATTCATAGAGGCCTTCCATTATTAAACATCCGGTTCTACATTTCCATCTACGAAAGAGAAAGAGCAACCGACGAATCTCTTCTCAAACTAGCCAAACTCAACTTCAATTTCTTGCAGAATATCTATAGGAAAGAATTGGCTGAACTCACGAG GTGGGATTTGGATGAGATTGATGTGCTCCCTGATTTCATGAAAGTTGTGTATAGAGCTTTTGTAAGTGAATATGAAGATTATGTAGTTGAAGCAGAAAAGCAAGGAAAGCCCTATGTTGTCCCTTACTACAAAGAAGCA GTGATACAAGTTGGTAGGGCTTATAATCAAGTGCAGAAGTGGATTATGGAAAGGCAAATGCCAGGTTTTGAGGAATATATGACAAATGCAGTTATTACAAGCTGTATTTTTGTGATGTTCACATCTCTTATCCCTGGCATGAAATCTGATGTTAATGAGGAAGTAGTTCAATGGCTTCACAGTGAGCCCAAAATCGTCATTTCCACTGCTAAATTGGGCCGAACCGTCGATGATTTAGGCACACATGAA CGCGAGAATAGGGAAGGAAAGTTGCCGACGGTGGTGGATTGCTACATGAAAGACAAAGGCGTGTCGAAGCAAGAAGCGATTAATGAGTTTGTGGAGCTTGTTGAGAATGGATGGAAAGATATAACTGCAGAGTGGATTAAGGGAAATAGCTCAGTGCCTAAGGAAATGATGGAACAACTCCTAAACTATGGTCGAATGGCTGAGATTACTTACACTAATAAAGAAGATGGCTTCACTTACCCTGAAAAGTATTTGGGCCCATTGATTGCATCTCTCTACGTGGATCCTCTTCCTTTACACATTTGA
- the LOC125223847 gene encoding gamma-cadinene synthase-like isoform X2: protein MAAANIESDYSSNVRHIRPPIVLYKPSMWGDIFSTFSFDNKVQEKYSEAMEALKKEIGSMLMAAESTKLMILIDRIERLGVAYHFEYEIEEKLKQIYDSEEEENYDVFTTALRFRLLRQHQYPVSCDVFNKFVDKDSKWRSESHSIDIEGILCLYEAAHVRIHNEKSLDEAAKLTVDQLNQMLPTLDQSPIMIEKVEQSLKHSIHRGLPLLNIRFYISIYERERATDESLLKLAKLNFNFLQNIYRKELAELTRWWDKIDIKSKFGHVRDRIVECYLWGNGLRFEPQYSYVRLAVAKNMQLVSAMNDNYDNYATLEENDLFTHILERWDLDEIDVLPDFMKVVYRAFVSEYEDYVVEAEKQGKPYVVPYYKEAVIQVGRAYNQVQKWIMERQMPGFEEYMTNAVITSCIFVMFTSLIPGMKSDVNEEVVQWLHSEPKIVISTAKLGRTVDDLGTHERENREGKLPTVVDCYMKDKGVSKQEAINEFVELVENGWKDITAEWIKGNSSVPKEMMEQLLNYGRMAEITYTNKEDGFTYPEKYLGPLIASLYVDPLPLHI, encoded by the exons atggctGCAGCAAATATTGAGAGTGATTATTCAAGCAACGTGAGGCATATCCGCCCTCCCATTGTCTTATACAAGCCAAGCATGTGGGGCGACATTTTCTCTACATTTTCTTTCGATAATAAG GTGCAGGAGAAGTACTCCGAGGCAATGGAAGCATTGAAGAAAGAAATAGGAAGTATGTTAATGGCTGCGGAGTCTACGAAATTGATGATATTGATCGATAGAATTGAGCGTTTGGGTGTCGCATATCATTTTGAGTACGAAATCGAAGAGAAGCTCAAACAAATTTATGAttccgaagaagaagaaaattatgaTGTATTCACTACTGCGCTTCGGTTTCGTTTGCTAAGACAACATCAGTATCCTGTTTCTTGCG atgttttcaacaaattcGTCGATAAAGACAGCAAATGGAGATCAGAAAGCCATAGCATCGACATCGAAGGCATCCTATGTTTGTACGAGGCAGCTCACGTCCGAATTCACAACGAAAAATCATTAGACGAAGCTGCAAAACTCACAGTTGATCAGTTGAATCAAATGCTACCAACACTAGATCAGTCTCCCATTATGATAGAGAAAGTGGAGCAATCTTTGAAGCACTCCATTCATAGAGGCCTTCCATTATTAAACATCCGGTTCTACATTTCCATCTACGAAAGAGAAAGAGCAACCGACGAATCTCTTCTCAAACTAGCCAAACTCAACTTCAATTTCTTGCAGAATATCTATAGGAAAGAATTGGCTGAACTCACGAG GTGGTGGGATAAAATCGACATAAAAAGCAAATTTGGTCATGTAAGAGACAGAATTGTGGAGTGTTACCTTTGGGGAAATGGGTTACGCTTCGAACCTCAATACTCTTATGTTCGATTAGCCGTTGCCAAAAATATGCAACTTGTTTCAGCTATGAATGACAACTATGATAATTATGCTACACTTGAAGAAAATGATCTCTTCACCCACATTCTCGAGAg GTGGGATTTGGATGAGATTGATGTGCTCCCTGATTTCATGAAAGTTGTGTATAGAGCTTTTGTAAGTGAATATGAAGATTATGTAGTTGAAGCAGAAAAGCAAGGAAAGCCCTATGTTGTCCCTTACTACAAAGAAGCA GTGATACAAGTTGGTAGGGCTTATAATCAAGTGCAGAAGTGGATTATGGAAAGGCAAATGCCAGGTTTTGAGGAATATATGACAAATGCAGTTATTACAAGCTGTATTTTTGTGATGTTCACATCTCTTATCCCTGGCATGAAATCTGATGTTAATGAGGAAGTAGTTCAATGGCTTCACAGTGAGCCCAAAATCGTCATTTCCACTGCTAAATTGGGCCGAACCGTCGATGATTTAGGCACACATGAA CGCGAGAATAGGGAAGGAAAGTTGCCGACGGTGGTGGATTGCTACATGAAAGACAAAGGCGTGTCGAAGCAAGAAGCGATTAATGAGTTTGTGGAGCTTGTTGAGAATGGATGGAAAGATATAACTGCAGAGTGGATTAAGGGAAATAGCTCAGTGCCTAAGGAAATGATGGAACAACTCCTAAACTATGGTCGAATGGCTGAGATTACTTACACTAATAAAGAAGATGGCTTCACTTACCCTGAAAAGTATTTGGGCCCATTGATTGCATCTCTCTACGTGGATCCTCTTCCTTTACACATTTGA
- the LOC125221456 gene encoding anthocyanidin 3-O-glucoside 6''-O-acyltransferase-like has protein sequence MAMKIVETHSLSPPPSGADQSLPLVYFDMEWLDFIPTETLHFYPLKCSQSHFLNTILIHLKTSLSQTLKHFYPLASNIIFPLTPSAMPATAPAALPLTVAISDADFATLISNSPKPSAEFHQFVPQMPPPLHSSADIRFSPVAVQLTVFPDEGFCVGLTVHHAICDASTLSRFLRTWAAINREDSESVKNFLPSFSRDSIQDSNSNRLTVFRWNQVKNNKPTVSLTPPPPNFHKLHRATFKISDSQIKKLKSFAMIKNPSTFVVVCAHLWTSMARSDGDNNADDEPYYLGSPVDCRRRLNPPLPDSYFGNCVMPSIAVSTRETLRGNGGFAAAVAAVAAAIKVAGKSGRVSEYFENRSEILSEVVGKKAVWIAGSSRIDHYGADADFGWGKAAKYECIHTDYQGALTAVHLCKGREGGVEFGLSMEKGKMGIFADVFNKNLVFNSNL, from the coding sequence ATGGCTATGAAAATCGTGGAGACTCACTCCCTCTCGCCACCACCCTCCGGCGCCGATCAGTCGCTCCCTCTCGTATACTTCGACATGGAATGGCTCGACTTCATCCCCACCGAGACTCTCCACTTCTACCCCCTCAAATGCTCCCAATCTCATTTCCTCAACACCATCCTCATCCACCTCAAAACCTCCCTCTCTCAAACCCTCAAACACTTTTACCCTCTCGCATCCAACATCATCTTCCCCCTCACCCCCTCCGCCATGCCCGCCACCGCCCCCGCCGCCCTCCCCCTCACCGTCGCCATCTCGGACGCCGACTTCGCCACCCTAATCTCCAACTCCCCCAAACCCTCCGCCGAATTCCACCAATTCGTCCCTCAAATGCCGCCGCCGCTCCACTCCTCCGCCGACATCCGATTCAGCCCCGTCGCAGTCCAACTCACCGTCTTCCCCGACGAGGGTTTCTGCGTCGGCCTCACCGTACATCACGCCATCTGCGACGCCAGCACGCTCTCCCGCTTCCTCCGCACGTGGGCCGCCATCAACAGAGAAGATTCCGAATCCGTCAAGAATTTTCTTCCTTCCTTCTCCCGAGATTCCATCCAAGATTCCAACAGCAACAGACTAACCGTATTCCGTTGGAATCAAGTCAAGAATAACAAACCAACGGTTTCACTAACCCCTCCTCCTCCCAATTTCCACAAACTACACCGAGCAACGTTCAAAATCAGCGATTCCCAAATCAAGAAGCTCAAGAGCTTCGCCATGATCAAGAATCCCTCCACTTTCGTCGTCGTCTGCGCTCATCTCTGGACCTCCATGGCCAGATCGGACGGCGACAACAACGCCGACGACGAGCCGTACTACTTAGGCTCTCCCGTAgactgccgccgccgccttaATCCGCCGCTTCCGGACAGCTACTTCGGCAACTGCGTGATGCCTTCGATTGCGGTCTCCACGCGTGAAACGCTGAGAGGGAATGGAGGGTttgcggcggcggtggcggcggttGCGGCGGCTATCAAGGTTGCCGGAAAAAGCGGGAGGGTGTCGGAGTATTTTGAGAATCGGTCGGAAATATTATCGGAGGTTGTCGGGAAGAAGGCGGTTTGGATCGCGGGATCGTCGAGGATTGATCATTATGGTGCAGATGCAGATTTTGGATGGGGAAAGGCAGCTAAGTATGAATGTATTCATACTGATTATCAAGGAGCTTTGACAGCTGTCCATCTTTGCAAGGGTAGAGAAGGAGGAGTGGAGTTTGGGTTGTCAATGGAGAAGGGTAAGATGGGTATATTTGCAGATGTGTTTAACAAAAACCTCGTCTTCAATAGCAATTTGTAA
- the LOC125221457 gene encoding cis-muuroladiene synthase-like, translating into MRDVFNKFVEKDSKWKPESHGSDIKCILSLYEAAHVRIRNEKILDEAAKFTVDQLNQMLSSLDQSPIVKEKVQQALKHSIHRGLPILNIRFYISIYEREGTTDELLLKLAKLNFNFLQNIYKKELVELTRWWDKFDLKNKLPYARDRVVEFYLWGNAFRYEPQYSYIRVIVAKNMQLVLIMDDTYDNYATIEENDLFTEILERWNLDEIDVLPDFMKVVYRFIMSTYEDLLVDAEKQGKSFVVPYYREAERINY; encoded by the exons ATGAGAG atgttttcaacaaatttgtGGAGAAAGACAGCAAATGGAAACCGGAAAGCCATGGCAGCGACATCAAATGCATCCTAAGTTTGTACGAGGCAGCTCATGTCCGAATTCGCAACGAAAAAATATTAGACGAAGCTGCAAAATTCACAGTGGATCAATTGAATCAAATGCTATCATCATTAGATCAGTCTCCCATTGTGAAAGAGAAAGTGCAGCAAGCTTTGAAGCACTCCATTCATAGAGGCCTTCCAATATTAAATATCCGATTCTACATTTCCATCTATGAAAGAGAAGGAACAACCGATGAATTACTTCTTAAATTAGCCAaactcaatttcaatttcttgcAGAATATCTACAAGAAAGAGTTGGTTGAACTCACAAG GTGGTGGGATAAATTTGACCTAAAGAACAAACTGCCATATGCAAGAGACAGAGTTGTGgagttttatctttggggcaATGCGTTTCGCTACGAACCTCAATACTCTTACATTCGAGTAATTGTTGCAAAAAACATGCAACTTGTTTTGATTATGGATGACACCTATGATAATTATGCTACAATTGAGGAGAATGATCTTTTCACCGAGATTCTCGAGAG GTGGAATTTGGATGAGATTGATGTGCTCCCTGATTTCATGAAAGTTGTTTATAGATTCATTATGAGTACATATGAAGATTTATTGGTTGATGCGGAAAAGCAAGGAAAATCCTTCGTTGTCCCTTACTACAGAGAAGCAGAAAGGATTAATTACTAG
- the LOC125221458 gene encoding anthocyanidin 3-O-glucoside 6''-O-acyltransferase-like: MAVKIVETHSLSPPPPPSGADQSLPLVYFDMIWLDFILTETLHFYPLKCSQSHFLNTILIHLKNSLSLALQHFYPLSSNIIFPLTPSAMPSTAPAALPLTVAISDADFAILISNSPKPSAEFHQFVPQLPPPLLHSSADIRFSPVAIQLTFFPNEGFCIGLTVHHAICDASTLSRFLRTWAAFNRGEDSDSDSIKNLLPSYSRDSIQDSNRLTVFRWNQIKKSKPTVSQTLPPPNFHKLLRATFKISDSQIKKLKSFAMIKNPSTFVAVCAHIWTTMARTDAAAEDANDEPYYLGSPVDCRRRLIPPLPDSYFGNCVMPLIAVSTRETLRGNGGFAAAVAAVVAAIEVVGKSTRVSEFFYNRSEIMSELVGKKAVWIVGSLRIDHYGADADFGWGEAVKYECIHTDYQGVVHLCKGREGGVEFGLSMEKDKMGIFADVFHKNLIFNSNL; encoded by the coding sequence ATGGCTGTAAAAATCGTGGAGACTCACTCCCTctcgccaccaccaccaccctcCGGCGCCGATCAGTCGCTCCCTCTCGTATACTTCGACATGATATGGCTCGACTTCATCCTCACCGAGACTCTCCACTTCTACCCCCTCAAATGCTCCCAATCTCATTTCCTCAACACCATCCTCATCCACCTCAAAAACTCCCTCTCCCTCGCTCTCCAACACTTTTACCCTCTATCATCCAACATCATCTTCCCCCTCACCCCCTCCGCCATGCCGTCCACCGCCCCCGCCGCGCTCCCCCTCACCGTCGCCATCTCCGACGCCGACTTCGCCATCCTAATCTCCAACTCCCCCAAACCCTCCGCCGAATTCCATCAATTCGTCCCACAATTGCCGCCGCCGCTTCTTCACTCCTCCGCCGACATCCGATTCAGCCCCGTCGCGATCCAACTCACCTTCTTTCCCAACGAGGGTTTCTGCATCGGCCTTACCGTCCATCACGCCATCTGCGACGCCAGCACGCTCTCCCGCTTCCTCCGCACGTGGGCCGCCTTCAACAGAGGCGAAGATTCAGATTCAGATTCTATCAAGAATCTTCTCCCTTCCTACTCCCGAGATTCCATCCAAGATTCCAACAGACTAACCGTATTCCGTTGGaatcaaatcaagaaaagcAAACCAACGGTTTCACAAACACTCCCTCCTCCTAATTTTCACAAACTACTCCGAGCAACGTTCAAAATCAGCGATTCCCAAATCAAGAAGCTCAAGAGCTTCGCCATGATCAAGAATCCTTCCACTTTCGTGGCGGTCTGCGCTCATATCTGGACCACCATGGCCAGAACGGATGCGGCAGCGGAGGATGCCAACGACGAGCCGTACTACTTAGGCTCTCCCGTTgactgccgccgccgcctcatTCCGCCGCTTCCGGACAGCTACTTCGGCAACTGCGTGATGCCTTTGATCGCGGTCTCCACGCGCGAAACGCTGAGAGGGAATGGGGGGTttgcggcggcggtggcggcggttGTGGCGGCTATTGAGGTTGTCGGAAAAAGCACGAGGGTGTCGGAGTTTTTTTACAATCGATCGGAGATAATGTCGGAGTTGGTCGGGAAGAAGGCGGTTTGGATCGTGGGATCGTTGAGGATTGATCATTATGGTGCAGATGCAGATTTTGGATGGGGGGAGGCAGTTAAGTATGAATGTATTCATACTGATTATCAGGGAGTTGTTCATCTTTGTAAAGGTAGAGAAGGAGGAGTGGAGTTTGGGTTGTCAATGGAGAAGGATAAGATGGGTATTTTTGCAGATGTGTTTCACAAAAACCTCATCTTCAATAGCAATTTGTAA
- the LOC125221459 gene encoding anthocyanidin 3-O-glucoside 6''-O-acyltransferase-like, protein MVVKIVETYSVSPPLPGGGAEHSLPLVYFDMIWLNSILTEDLHFYPVKCSRSHFLDTIIVQLKNSLSLTLRHFYPLASNIIFPLTPSAMPVTVVAPLALTVATSDADFSTLVSDSPKPAAEFHQFVPQMPPPLHSSADIRFSAIAIQLTHFPGEGICVGLTIHHSICDANALSRFLRLWAAINKDGGREDSDFIQNLLPSYSRDSIQDSDRLTLFHWNQIKKSKPTVSLTLPLPNFNKLVRATFKISDAEIKKLKSFSTIKNPSTFVVVCAHLWTSMARLDDDDDEPCYLGSPIDCRRRLNPPLPDNYFGNCVMPLLAVSTHGKIKGNGGFAAAVAAVVAAVEVVGKSTRVSEFFENRSEIMTELIGKKAVWVAGSARIDHYGEDTDYGWGKAVKFETIHTDFQGAVHLCKGREGGVEIGLSMEKGKMGIFADVFNKFLHINSNL, encoded by the coding sequence atggTTGTAAAAATCGTGGAGACCTACTCTGTGTCGCCGCCACTGCCTGGCGGCGGCGCAGAGCATTCGCTTCCCCTTGTATACTTCGACATGATATGGCTCAACTCCATCCTCACCGAGGATCTCCACTTCTACCCGGTCAAATGCTCCCGATCTCATTTCCTCGACACCATCATCGTCCAACTCAAAAACTCCCTCTCCCTCACTCTCAGACACTTTTACCCTCTCGCATCCAACATCATTTTCCCACTAACCCCCTCCGCCATGCCTGTCACCGTCGTTGCCCCCCTCGCCCTCACCGTCGCCACCTCTGACGCCGACTTCTCCACCCTAGTCTCGGATTCCCCCAAACCCGCCGCCGAATTCCATCAATTCGTACCACAAATGCCGCCGCCGCTTCACTCCTCCGCCGACATCAGATTCAGCGCTATAGCAATCCAACTCACCCACTTTCCCGGCGAGGGAATCTGCGTCGGCCTCACAATCCATCACTCAATTTGCGACGCCAACGCCCTCTCCCGCTTCCTCCGCTTGTGGGCCGCCATCAATAAAGACGGCGGCCGCGAAGATTCTGATTTTATACAGAATCTTCTCCCTTCTTACAGCCGAGATTCCATCCAAGATTCAGACAGACTGACCCTATTCCATTGGaatcaaatcaagaaaagcAAACCAACTGTTTCACTCACACTCCCTCTTCctaatttcaacaaattagTCCGAGCAACGTTCAAAATCAGCGATGCCGAAATCAAGAAGCTCAAGAGCTTCTCCACGATCAAGAATCCTTCCACTTTCGTCGTCGTCTGCGCTCATCTCTGGACCTCCATGGCCAGACtggacgacgacgacgacgagcCTTGCTACTTAGGCTCTCCCATCgactgccgccgccgcctcaaCCCGCCGCTTCCGGACAACTACTTCGGCAACTGCGTGATGCCTTTGCTTGCCGTCTCAACACATGGGAAGATAAAAGGGAATGGAGGGTttgcggcggcggtggcggcggttGTGGCGGCTGTCGAGGTTGTCGGCAAAAGCACGAGGGTGTCGGAGTTTTTTGAGAATCGGTCAGAGATAATGACGGAGCTGATCGGGAAGAAGGCGGTTTGGGTCGCGGGATCGGCGAGGATCGATCATTACGGTGAAGATACGGATTATGGATGGGGGAAGGCGGTGAAGTTTGAAACTATTCATACTGATTTTCAAGGAGCAGTTCATCTCTGTAAAGGTAGAGAAGGAGGAGTGGAGATTGGGTTGTCAATGGAGAAGGGTAAGATGGGTATTTTTGCAGATGTGTTTAACAAATTCTTACACATTAATAGCAATTTGTGA
- the LOC125217922 gene encoding gamma-cadinene synthase-like, which translates to MASAQFRPPTTAFTPSLWAENFTTFTFDHKLQNKYSEDIEALKKEAAIILTAATSSELIVLVDKLERLGLAHHFETEIEGKLRQVYDDSGVDYDLFTTALRFRLLRQHHYHVSCSVFDKFVEEGNKFKESLCNDVEGLLSLYEAAHVRIHHETILDEALEFTIPHLNRVLPELESPMKEKVEQALQLSIHRGLAILTVRFYISMYESTDDDPLLVKLAKLNFNFLQNMYRKELSELSRWWNKFELKAKLPFVRDRVVECYLLGTTYGYEAEYSCIRRDVAKSVLMVTVIDDIYDNYASLEEAQLFTRILERWDMDEIDVLPDYMQIAYKFIMTIFQEYQHEAAKQDKLFAVPCFIETVKQLARAYNQELKWVMEGELPCYEEYMKNSVITSCIYVMSTALIPTMKSFNQEATKWLLSAPKILTSTATLGRQLQDMASHERENKKGELPTVVDCYMKDKSASKQEALSKFMELIEIGWKDVNEELVKIKCVPKKVVDKVVNFGRIAEVLYKNKVDGYTYPEKQLVSHIANLYINLLLV; encoded by the exons ATGGCTTCTGCTCAGTTTCGCCCACCCACCACCGCTTTCACCCCTAGCTTGTGGGCTGAGAATTTCACTACCTTTACATTCGATCATAAG CTGCAGAATAAGTATAGTGAGGATATTGAAGCTCTGAAGAAAGAAGCAGCAATCATTCTGACGGCTGCAACTTCGTCTGAACTGATTGTGTTAGTCGACAAACTCGAGCGGTTGGGATTGGCTCATCATTTCGAAACCGAAATCGAAGGAAAGCTCCGACAAGTCTACGATGATTCCGGTGTAGACTACGATCTGTTCACTACCGCCCTTCGATTTCGCTTGCTCAGACAACATCATTATCATGTATCTTGCA GTGTTTTTGACAAATTTGTTGAGGAAGGCAACAAATTTAAGGAAAGCCTTTGTAACGATGTTGAGGGGCTTCTAAGTTTGTATGAAGCCGCTCATGTGAGGATTCACCATGAAACTATTTTAGATGAAGCACTGGAATTTACGATTCCTCACTTGAATCGTGTGTTGCCCGAATTAGAGTCTCCCATGAAGGAGAAAGTGGAGCAAGCTCTCCAACTCTCCATTCATCGGGGGCTTGCAATCTTGACCGTCCGTTTTTACATTTCCATGTATGAATCAACGGATGATGATCCTCTCCTCGTGAAACTAGCCAAATTGAACTTCAACTTCTTGCAGAACATGTATAGGAAAGAGCTCTCCGAACTTTCTAG GTGGTGGAATAAATTTGAGCTTAAGGCGAAATTGCCATTTGTAAGAGATAGAGTAGTAGAATGCTATCTTTTGGGAACAACATATGGTTATGAAGCTGAATACAGTTGCATTCGAAGAGATGTTGCCAAAAGTGTGCTAATGGTTACTGTTATAGATGATATCTATGACAACTATGCTTCACTTGAAGAAGCTCAACTTTTTACTCGGATATTGGAGAG GTGGGACATGGATGAGATTGATGTACTCCCAGATTACATGCAAATtgcatataaatttattatgacCATCTTTCAAGAATACCAACATGAAGCAGCCAAACAAGATAAACTATTTGCAGTTCCTTGTTTCATAGAAACA GTGAAACAACTTGCTAGAGCTTACAATCAAGAGCTGAAGTGGGTTATGGAAGGGGAATTGCCTTGTTACGAAGAATACATGAAAAATTCAGTGATCACAAGCTGCATTTATGTGATGTCTACAGCTCTAATCCCCACAATGAAATCTTTCAATCAAGAAGCAACTAAATGGCTGCTAAGTGCCCCAAAAATATTAACTTCCACTGCTACATTAGGAAGGCAATTGCAGGACATGGCCAGCCATGAA CGCGAGAATAAGAAGGGAGAATTGCCTACGGTGGTGGATTGCTATATGAAAGATAAAAGCGCATCGAAGCAAGAAGCGCTTTCcaaatttatggaattaattgaGATTGGATGGAAGGATGTGAACGAAGAATTGGTGAAGATAAAATGTGTGCCTAAAAAAGTAGTGGATAAAGTTGTAAACTTTGGTAGGATAGCAGAAGTGCTCTACAAGAACAAAGTGGATGGCTATACCTATCCAGAGAAGCAATTGGTATCACACATTGCTAATCTCTACATCAATTTGTTACTcgtttaa